One Artemia franciscana chromosome 15, ASM3288406v1, whole genome shotgun sequence genomic window carries:
- the LOC136036463 gene encoding splicing factor 3A subunit 1-like has product MPPAVETQVQPVADDEKKPSNIIYPPPEVRNIVDKTAGFVAKNGPDFESTIRQKESNNPKFNFLNSNDPYHAYYRMKVRDISENKVVEPVKGPVPPPGAVQAATQARQAEIVSKLVAEPPQVPKEPPPAYEFIADPPSISALELDIVKLTAQFVARNGRQFLTNLMNREQKNYHFDFLKPQHSLFNYFTKLLEQYTKIMIPPKDLLKKLDEESNERTVILKQVNNRVEWIKHEESVKKKLEDEEERERVAYTQIDWHDFVVVETVDYQPGESGNFPAPTTPEEVGARVLLQQRIEQGEEVEMQLESDEEVEEEPAPVTPPETTEDMEESSESEEEEEAEKEKTAPPPVPPPPPKLASKAPAPLPAPAPLPPIPEKVIVKKDYDPKQKTIMPKTAPAPDEYLISPITGEKIPASQVQQHMKVGLLDPRWVEQRDRQIAEKMNQESVYAPGMAIESSLKQLAERRTDIFGVGVEETAIGKKVGEEEVKKDEKVTWDGHTSSAEAVARAARMTVSLDDQIAQIHKVKGLVADESKEKIGPKISETPVPIPAAVPKPAPPAPVPVPRPPQVQTSLGFPMMGAMPVMQQPVVVMNVVRPGLMGIAQPTLQTPLQSFMAAAAQQQQMQQQAAAAASREQEEEPPSKKQKTEENLIPEHIFLQRSRGTVNIIVVVPTSSEKNEWKLNGQTIPLTLPLTDSVAVIKAKVHEATNMPPGKQKLVWDGLFFKDQNSLAYYNVTDGAVIQVQVKERGGKKK; this is encoded by the coding sequence ATGCCTCCAGCAGTAGAGACTCAAGTTCAACCTGTGGCTGATGATGAGAAGAAACCCAGTAATATCATTTATCCCCCACCCGAAGTTCGGAATATTGTTGACAAGACTGCCGGTTTCGTTGCAAAAAATGGTCCCGACTTCGAAAGTACGATTCGTCAGAAAGAGTCGAACAACCcgaaatttaattttctcaaTTCCAATGACCCATACCATGCTTACTATCGAATGAAAGTTCGGGATATTTCAGAGAATAAAGTTGTTGAACCAGTTAAAGGTCCAGTTCCTCCACCAGGAGCTGTACAGGCGGCTACACAAGCAAGGCAAGCGGAAATTGTGTCAAAACTCGTAGCTGAACCTCCGCAGGTTCCAAAAGAGCCCCCACCAGCATACGAATTTATTGCTGATCCACCATCAATATCTGCTCTTGAGCTTGACATAGTGAAGCTTACTGCACAATTTGTTGCCAGGAATGGACGGCAATTCCTGACAAATCTTATGAACcgagaacaaaaaaattaccattttgattttttaaaacccCAACATTCACTATTCAACTATTTTACAAAGCTTTTGGAACAGTATACAAAGATTATGATCCCTCCCAAAGATTTGCTTAAAAAATTGGACGAAGAAAGCAATGAAAGAACTGTTATTTTAAAGCAAGTAAATAACCGTGTTGAATGGATCAAGCATGAAGAATCtgttaaaaagaaattagaagATGAAGAGGAAAGGGAAAGAGTTGCTTATACTCAAATCGACTGGCatgattttgttgttgtagagACTGTTGATTACCAACCTGGAGAATCAGGAAATTTTCCAGCCCCAACAACGCCAGAAGAAGTAGGAGCCAGAGTACTACTCCAACAAAGAATAGAACAGGGTGAAGAAGTGGAAATGCAACTTGAAAGTGATGAGGAAGTTGAAGAAGAACCAGCTCCTGTTACCCCTCCTGAAACTACTGAAGATATGGAGGAATCAAGTGAATCTGAGGAAGAAGAAGaggcagaaaaagaaaaaactgctcCACCTCCTGTTCCTCCTCCACCACCAAAACTAGCTTCAAAAGCTCCAGCTCCCCTTCCAGCTCCAGCGCCTCTTCCTCCTATTCCTGAAAAAGTTATTGTCAAAAAAGATTATGATCCAAAGCAGAAAACTATTATGCCTAAAACTGCTCCAGCGCCAGACGAATATCTTATCTCTCCAATTACTGGTGAAAAAATTCCTGCTTCTCAAGTTCAACAACATATGAAAGTTGGTCTGCTTGACCCACGGTGGGTAGAACAGAGGGATAGACAAATTGCAGAAAAGATGAATCAAGAGTCAGTTTATGCTCCTGGAATGGCAATTGAAAGTAGTTTGAAACAGCTCGCTGAGCGCCGTACTGATATTTTTGGTGTTGGCGTTGAAGAAACTGCCATTGGTAAAAAGGTTGGTGAAGAAGAAGTTAAGAAAGATGAAAAGGTTACCTGGGATGGTCACACTAGTTCAGCTGAGGCTGTGGCTCGTGCAGCAAGAATGACGGTATCTCTCGATGACCAGATAGCACAGATTCATAAAGTTAAGGGACTAGTTGCTGATGaatctaaagaaaaaataggACCAAAGATATCTGAGACTCCTGTACCCATTCCAGCCGCAGTTCCAAAACCTGCTCCTCCTGCACCAGTACCAGTACCAAGACCACCTCAGGTTCAGACTAGTTTAGGTTTTCCAATGATGGGTGCAATGCCAGTTATGCAACAGCCAGTCGTTGTTATGAATGTAGTTCGCCCTGGATTAATGGGAATCGCCCAACCAACACTGCAGACGCCTCTGCAAAGTTTTATGGCTGCAGCAGCCCAGCAACAACAGATGCAACAACAGGCAGCCGCTGCTGCCTCTCGTGAACAAGAAGAAGAACCTcccagtaaaaaacaaaaaacggaaGAAAATCTAATACCAGAGCACATTTTCTTACAACGCAGTCGTGGAACTGTCAACATTATTGTTGTTGTACCAACATCTTCAGAGAAGAACGAATGGAAGCTGAATGGACAAACAATTCCATTAACTCTTCCTCTTACTGATAGTGTTGCAGTAATAAAAGCTAAAGTCCATGAAGCGACTAACATGCCAcctggaaaacaaaaacttgtttgGGACGGTCTGTTCTTCAAGGATCAAAATAGTTTGGCATATTACAACGTTACAGATGGGGCTGTAATTCAGGTGCAAGTCAAAGAACGTGGTGGAAAGAAGAAATGA